Proteins co-encoded in one Ralstonia sp. RRA genomic window:
- a CDS encoding heme-binding protein, with product MKTKPCLCQDDVTKILDAAEKEARAHQWAVTIAVVDDGGHLMGLRRMDGCATISSYIAPEKARTAALGRRESKVYEDIINNGRISFLSAPHLQGMLEGGVPVLVEGVCAGAVGVSGVKSAEDVQIAKAGIAAVHVIC from the coding sequence ATGAAAACCAAGCCCTGCCTGTGCCAGGACGATGTCACCAAGATCCTGGATGCCGCCGAGAAGGAGGCACGCGCGCACCAGTGGGCCGTGACGATTGCCGTGGTTGACGATGGCGGCCATCTGATGGGCCTGCGCCGCATGGACGGTTGCGCGACCATCTCGTCGTACATCGCACCGGAGAAGGCGCGTACGGCCGCGCTGGGCCGCCGTGAATCGAAGGTCTACGAAGACATCATCAACAACGGCCGCATCTCGTTCCTGTCGGCGCCGCATCTGCAAGGCATGCTTGAGGGCGGTGTGCCCGTGCTGGTGGAAGGCGTATGCGCCGGTGCCGTCGGTGTGTCGGGTGTGAAGTCGGCGGAAGATGTGCAGATCGCTAAGGCGGGCATTGCCGCCGTGCACGTGATCTGCTGA